A single genomic interval of Nostoc commune NIES-4072 harbors:
- a CDS encoding DUF3493 domain-containing protein, with product MVDQNRKNRLNPEQYASLKAEIAAPYRGLRQFFYIAFGASGSLGAFVFFFQVLAGRNLESAIPSLALQLGIVALMVFLWRWEQRRQRSTQSGKNSNF from the coding sequence ATGGTAGATCAAAATCGCAAAAATCGCCTTAACCCTGAACAATACGCCAGCCTCAAAGCAGAAATAGCCGCTCCTTATCGCGGCTTACGACAATTTTTCTACATCGCTTTTGGTGCTTCTGGCTCACTCGGTGCATTCGTTTTTTTCTTCCAAGTGCTTGCCGGACGCAATCTTGAGAGTGCAATACCAAGTTTAGCTCTTCAATTAGGAATTGTTGCCCTAATGGTCTTCCTCTGGCGCTGGGAACAGCGTCGGCAACGAAGCACCCAATCGGGTAAAAATTCTAATTTCTGA
- a CDS encoding low-complexity tail membrane protein, translated as MHSFRSEPILWIHVAGLATLPVFLVLCLFFLSVGEPFLPVWMELFLVAAIGILPLLWMQLRRPFYIFALLGIALKPENLTERQRKILCLINTKVNRILALVAAVLSVWVLWQLYQIAPLVANSAKFLPQWRSVALLFAGLAFLGSNLFLQIPVSVMRVLVTNDTEFAGIEPLSLEKIKQDFTILGVRVNQIVPRLLESLFRINTDS; from the coding sequence ATGCATTCATTTCGCTCTGAACCTATTTTGTGGATTCACGTCGCTGGATTAGCGACGTTGCCTGTTTTTTTAGTCCTCTGCTTATTTTTTCTGTCTGTAGGCGAGCCGTTTTTACCAGTGTGGATGGAGCTATTTTTAGTTGCTGCCATTGGTATTTTGCCTTTGCTATGGATGCAGTTGCGTCGCCCTTTTTATATATTTGCTCTTTTAGGAATAGCCCTAAAGCCAGAAAATCTGACCGAACGGCAGCGAAAAATTCTCTGTTTAATTAATACAAAGGTAAATCGTATCCTAGCATTAGTAGCAGCAGTATTGTCGGTTTGGGTGCTGTGGCAGCTTTACCAAATTGCCCCATTAGTAGCAAATTCAGCTAAATTTCTCCCACAATGGCGCAGCGTTGCATTATTGTTTGCGGGTTTAGCATTTTTAGGCAGCAATCTATTTTTACAAATACCTGTGAGTGTAATGCGAGTTTTAGTGACTAATGACACAGAATTCGCTGGCATAGAGCCATTATCTTTAGAAAAGATTAAGCAGGATTTTACAATTTTAGGAGTACGGGTTAATCAAATCGTGCCCCGGTTGTTGGAATCTTTGTTTAGGATTAATACAGATTCGTAG
- a CDS encoding RNA-guided endonuclease InsQ/TnpB family protein, whose product MRTAYQYKLRPTTKQAIDIDRWLSMLCAQYNYLLADRFDWYERNRSPINACPLVCHIPELRDNPDYYSQKKTLPQLKKTHPWYGEIYSQVLQDIVKRVKVTFDRFLKGDSNGKRSGRPRFKSRDRYRTFTYPQMKDGCLQGNLITLPMFGIVKVLKHRPIPDGFKIKTASVTKKADGYYLTLSLEDTTVPNIKPDFNADSITGIDLGLKEFLTTSEGDVVSIPQHYRKSQKRLRAIQKRISRRKKGSNRRKKAIKQVAKQHKKVADKRKDFHFKTVNNLLKKYDVVVHEDLNVKGLSRSMLAKSVHDAGWSSFLSILSTKAENAGLLVIAVNPSGTSLDCSSCGVKVPKKLHERWHSCLCGCSLDRDHNAAIVIKNRAVGHPVLKAHRVSVRVASPPGEAIAGFGEKPTLYCTQSV is encoded by the coding sequence GTGAGAACAGCGTATCAATACAAACTACGACCAACAACAAAACAAGCCATTGACATAGATAGATGGCTGTCTATGTTATGCGCTCAATATAACTACTTGTTGGCTGATAGATTTGATTGGTACGAGCGCAATCGTTCACCGATTAACGCTTGCCCTCTTGTCTGCCACATACCAGAATTGCGCGATAACCCAGACTATTACTCACAAAAGAAAACGCTACCGCAGCTTAAAAAGACTCATCCTTGGTACGGCGAAATTTACTCGCAGGTACTACAAGATATAGTCAAACGAGTTAAGGTAACTTTTGACCGTTTTCTTAAAGGTGATAGTAATGGAAAACGAAGTGGACGACCTCGGTTTAAGTCACGCGACCGTTATCGCACGTTCACATATCCACAGATGAAGGATGGATGTTTGCAAGGCAATCTAATTACTTTGCCCATGTTCGGCATAGTTAAAGTCCTAAAGCATCGTCCTATTCCAGATGGCTTTAAAATTAAAACTGCATCTGTTACCAAAAAAGCTGATGGATATTATTTAACTTTAAGCCTTGAAGATACGACAGTACCAAATATTAAACCTGATTTCAATGCAGACTCAATTACAGGTATTGATCTCGGTTTAAAAGAGTTTTTGACAACTTCCGAGGGTGATGTTGTTTCAATCCCTCAGCATTACCGGAAATCTCAGAAGCGATTACGGGCTATTCAAAAACGTATCTCACGCCGTAAGAAAGGGAGTAATCGGCGCAAAAAAGCTATTAAACAAGTTGCCAAACAGCACAAAAAAGTAGCTGATAAGCGTAAAGACTTTCACTTCAAAACAGTCAATAATCTACTGAAAAAATATGATGTTGTAGTTCACGAAGATTTAAACGTCAAAGGTCTTTCTCGTTCCATGCTAGCCAAGTCTGTGCATGATGCTGGGTGGTCAAGCTTCTTGTCAATTCTAAGCACCAAAGCCGAAAATGCTGGGTTATTGGTAATTGCAGTGAATCCATCAGGTACTTCCCTTGATTGTTCTAGTTGTGGGGTGAAGGTTCCCAAAAAGTTGCATGAAAGATGGCATTCTTGTCTGTGTGGTTGCAGTCTAGATCGAGATCATAATGCAGCTATCGTAATAAAAAATAGAGCCGTGGGGCATCCGGTTCTTAAAGCTCATCGAGTATCCGTTCGCGTAGCGTCTCCGCCAGGAGAAGCAATAGCTGGATTTGGTGAGAAGCCTACACTGTACTGTACTCAGTCAGTGTAG
- a CDS encoding DUF1565 domain-containing protein: MNYRGFHIYLAEIFRLLSSSHLRYTLRVGAGLTAMVVVSSGSILLPDEVNAGATHPESIAPITAQAPATAAVIYVNPATGADSAGAGATSSAPYKSISFALSQAQPGAVIQLAPGNYNQESGETFPLLMKPGVTLRGDETTKGQGILITGGGFYTSRTFARQDITILAERDTTIAGVTVTNPNSRGTGVWVESTNPIIKNSTFTNSVREGVFVTGTANPTIESNIFVQNKGNGISIARTAQGEIRNNLFQDTGFGLAIGGTSTPQIVENQIVQNQDGLYISESAKPVLRKNVIQNNKRDGVVATVNAQPDLGTNENPGGNLIRNNTRYDVNNATKTSQILAVGNDIDQKKIFGSVNFVAATVDAPPGGPVAFKDVPANYWAKTYIEALASQNIIAGFPDGSFKPNDPVTRAQFATIVTKALTPPNKRAAIKFKDVPSNFWANAAIQSAYQSEFVSGYPDGTFKPQQKIPRVQALVSLANGLGLTASNNQNVLSFYTDAAQIPNYAIAPVAAATARQLVINYPTAKQLNPNREATRAEVAAFVYQALVNAGRAQPIPSSYLVTVQ; the protein is encoded by the coding sequence ATGAACTACCGGGGTTTTCACATTTATCTAGCGGAGATTTTTCGCCTTCTTTCTAGCAGTCATCTCAGATATACTTTACGCGTGGGAGCCGGACTAACGGCAATGGTTGTTGTCTCTAGTGGGTCAATACTACTACCTGATGAGGTTAATGCTGGTGCGACTCACCCAGAAAGTATCGCCCCAATCACAGCACAAGCTCCTGCAACAGCCGCAGTGATTTACGTTAACCCAGCAACTGGTGCAGATAGTGCTGGTGCTGGTGCAACCTCATCTGCACCCTACAAAAGCATAAGTTTCGCTCTCAGTCAAGCCCAACCAGGTGCAGTTATTCAATTAGCACCTGGGAACTATAACCAGGAAAGTGGCGAAACCTTCCCGCTCTTAATGAAACCAGGGGTGACACTGCGGGGTGATGAAACTACTAAAGGTCAGGGGATATTGATTACAGGTGGAGGTTTCTACACTAGTCGCACCTTTGCCAGACAGGACATTACCATCCTTGCCGAACGAGATACCACGATCGCAGGTGTTACTGTCACCAACCCAAATAGCCGGGGTACGGGTGTGTGGGTGGAGTCAACTAATCCGATTATCAAAAACAGTACTTTTACTAACAGTGTCAGAGAAGGTGTTTTTGTCACGGGTACAGCCAATCCCACTATTGAAAGTAACATCTTTGTGCAAAACAAAGGTAACGGGATTTCAATTGCTAGAACTGCCCAAGGAGAAATCAGGAATAACTTATTTCAGGATACTGGTTTTGGTCTAGCGATCGGTGGCACTTCCACACCCCAAATTGTGGAAAATCAAATCGTCCAAAACCAAGATGGTCTTTATATCTCCGAATCAGCCAAACCCGTATTGCGTAAGAATGTCATTCAGAACAATAAGCGGGATGGTGTAGTAGCAACTGTCAATGCTCAACCCGACCTTGGTACTAACGAAAATCCAGGTGGAAATTTGATTCGCAATAACACTCGTTATGATGTGAACAACGCCACAAAAACCAGTCAAATTCTCGCTGTTGGCAACGATATCGATCAGAAAAAGATTTTCGGTTCGGTAAATTTCGTTGCTGCAACTGTTGACGCACCGCCTGGAGGGCCTGTCGCCTTTAAGGATGTGCCAGCAAATTACTGGGCAAAAACCTACATTGAAGCTTTAGCTTCTCAAAATATTATTGCTGGCTTTCCTGATGGCAGCTTTAAACCCAATGATCCTGTAACCCGCGCTCAGTTCGCCACTATTGTCACTAAAGCTCTAACACCACCAAACAAACGCGCAGCCATTAAATTTAAGGATGTACCAAGCAATTTCTGGGCTAACGCTGCAATTCAATCTGCTTACCAGAGTGAATTTGTTTCTGGTTATCCTGATGGCACTTTTAAGCCACAGCAAAAAATTCCCAGAGTGCAGGCGTTAGTATCTTTAGCTAATGGTTTGGGCTTAACTGCGAGTAATAATCAGAATGTCCTTTCCTTTTACACCGATGCTGCCCAGATTCCTAATTATGCGATCGCTCCGGTTGCTGCGGCAACTGCACGGCAATTAGTGATCAACTATCCCACAGCAAAGCAACTAAATCCTAATCGTGAAGCGACTAGAGCCGAAGTTGCTGCCTTTGTTTACCAGGCACTTGTCAATGCTGGACGTGCCCAACCAATTCCTTCATCCTATTTGGTAACAGTTCAGTAA